In Lepus europaeus isolate LE1 chromosome 9, mLepTim1.pri, whole genome shotgun sequence, the following are encoded in one genomic region:
- the TNNC1 gene encoding troponin C, slow skeletal and cardiac muscles translates to MDDIYKAAVEQLTEEQKNEFKAAFDIFVLGAEDGCISTKELGKVMRMLGQNPTPEELQEMIDEVDEDGSGTVDFDEFLVMMVRCMKDDSKGKSEEELSDLFRMFDKNADGYIDLDELKIMLQATGETITEDDIEELMKDGDKNNDGRIDYDEFLEFMKGVE, encoded by the exons GTAGAGCAGCTGACAGAAGAGCAGAAAAATG AGTTCAAGGCGGCCTTCGACATCTTCGTGCTGGGCGCGGAGGATGGCTGCATCAGCACCAAGGAGCTGGGCAAGGTGATGAGGATGCTGGGCCAGAACCCCACGCCCGAGGAGCTGCAGGAGATGATCGACGAGGTGGACGAGGACG gcagcggcacGGTGGACTTCGACGAGTTCCTGGTCATGATGGTCCGCTGTATGAAGGACGACAGCAAAGGGAAATCCGAGGAGGAGCTGTCTGACCTCTTCCGCATGTTTGACAA AAACGCTGACGGCTACATCGACCTGGACGAGCTGAAGATCATGCTGCAGGCCACGGGCGAGACCATCACGGAGGACGACATCGAGGAGCTCATGAAGGACGGCGACAAGAACAACGACGGCCGCATCGACTACGACG AGTTCCTGGAATTCATGAAGGGTGTGGAATAG